One Eubacterium sp. AB3007 genomic window, CGGCGCGACCACATATTCTATAGTCAACGTTGTTCTTAATCTGGCCGGGCAAAACATTGGCATCGGGACGTTGGGTTCCCAGTATCAGGTGTATTCCGGCAGCACGGCCGAGACGGGCGATGGTGGACAATGACTTTATGAGTTCGTCGATGGCTGCCTTGTCTTCCTTCGATGCGCCGGTCTTGTCCGTCATCTCTGCAAGTTCATCGCAGAAAAGAACGATGCAGGGGAGGCCGCGGGCATGCTCCCGATTGTATTCCATGGTATTTTTGCAGCCTGTTTCTTTTAAGGCTTGTATTCGGCTACTGAGAATGTTCAGCAGTCCCTGAAGTAGACAAAGTGTTTCGTCGTAGTTGGTGTAGACTTGCAGTGTACCCCAGACAGTTTTGGAGTAGTCAAGGCCGCCTTTGAAGTCGACCACATAGACCTGATAGCAACGGAGTAGGCATTGGTATAATAGAACTTTCATCAAAACCGTTTTGCCGGAGCCGGTTGAACCGCCTATCAGAACGTGAGGTGTGACCTCAAGATCGATGGTTTCTCTGCCGAAGACACTAACGCCAACGGTCAATTGATTGGTGATATTATTTGCGATGCTTTTGTCCCATGGCAGATAAGTCGGAAGACCACCTGTCGCTGGGACGTAATATATCAGTATCTCATGTGTACCGCGTCCGTACTGGATATCGGCAATGCTGATGTTGAGTGCGGTTTCTATTGCCGCTTGCCGTTCGAGCCATAGGTCAAGTGATATTCCTCGACTTCTGAAAATCAGGCATTGAAGCGGTCTGCGGTGATGCTCCCGTCGGATAAGCCGCGGCGTCTCTCCGGCTCTGTTAACGATCCCGGCCCGACGGAGACAGTGCTCCGTCCACAGTGCCATTGGTGGGCGGCCAGAGACATAGACATAGATGACTACAGTAAGTGATGAGATGAGCACCGCTTCGATAACGGAGGCTATTTGTACCAATGGCGCGAGTGGATCGTTTGCCACATCTGTTTCGGCGTTGCATCTTGTCAGGCAGATCACAATTTCGGATAGTACAATTATAGCCAGAACGATCAGTCTTATGGGTTGTCTCTTGATTTTTCCGACACCCAGAGAAACAGTTTCAACTGCATTGACAAAGCGGGTCTCACTTCTAATGTTTTCGGCTTCTCTATACATGTTCGTTCCCTCCTTGGAGTATGTTGGAACAATCAATTCCTTCCTCTTCTATGTAGTCAAACAGGGAGTAGGACGTGAGGATGTCTTCCTCGGTTACATTGGTAGTCACCAATGTGGGACTATCGTATACATGGGGAAACGGCTCGTTTCTCCTCCTGTTAAATGCTTCTGGTGCGTCGGACACGCCGGGGCGAAGGAGGGGGTGGTAAATTATTTTCCCTGAAGGATCGGCTGAAATTGTGTAGTCATCAATGACGCCGTTTCTATTGTAATGTCGCACATAATTGATGCGTCGTATTAAAGCACGCCATGTTTCGGGCTGAACATCCTGAATAGCGAGGTATTGTTCCTCTAACGGGATATTAGAAGTTATTATTACAGTGGTGAAGCAAGCCTGACGATCATAGTAACGTGCCGGGAGTTTGAGCGGATACCGATCAAGGTAGTTAAGCATTGATGAAATGGGTATTTCCGAACGAAACTCTTCCAGTACAAGCACTTTCTGTCCCATGTAAGCATCAAATCTAACTTTGTTCCTGTCGGGATAGTCGGTAATACGGCAGATGTCTTTCGCGTCGTAACACTGATATATACTATACGTCTTGCCTGTGCCGGTTGCACCGTAAACATAGTACACGGTTACATCGCGGAATGAGTTTTGATGGTCGGTGTTCAAGAGTTCCTCTCTTGCTGTATTGATGCAGTTGATCTTGAATATGTAGTCTGGACTATCCTTTATGATTTCGGCGGTGCTCTTGCCCGCTGTGATATCTTCGAGGAGCTTCTGATTTTTGTTATTCGATCTGGAGGCACCCGGCGTAGGAATTTTCCCAAGTTCCCTAAATGTACCGGGGATTGAAGTTTCTGCTTTTTCGCTGTCTTTCCACTTTCCATCTTTTTTGATATAATCCCTTATTTCTGCGGGTGAACCTAATGCCTTTTCTATGTGTGCACGTGGAAAAGTCATCTTCATGGTTGAAAACCTGCGTGGGTTTTCAGAATGGATGTAGATGTGCACGTGCAGTGTACCTTGTTCACCTTTCTCAAAAGCGAAACATGCGTAGTCAAAAGTGTTCATTTGTATAAGTTCTATCAGAGCGTCTTCCGTCAGTGGAGACGCTCCATTGAAGTTAATCGTCAGCATCCACCCTCGGGATTGCGGGTCTTTTGACTTTGACGTAGTTATGTCTTTTAATTCCATGACACTATCTCCTTGTGTTGTTCTATGCTACATGCTACTTGTAGCACAGGTAATACTTCGCTGTGCTACACGCAGGCAAAGCCTGCGGCCAGCCGCCGCCATGTGCTTGGGGGCACACAGCGACGACCGGCATGTCATGCAGTTTCAGTGATCCATTAGCCCTTGTCAGCCGTATGGATGCCGGTAGCGGTAGCGGATATGACAGGCTTTCCATCAATGATGTATGCCTTGATTTCCATGCCGGAAAATTTCACGATGGGGAATGTACCTTCCTCAGGTTCCATCTGCTTTGCTCCGGCGATTTTAACGGTAATACTTTCGAGTTTGTGTATGGGACAAGCAATCTTGTACTTGTAGCCCGCTAATGCCCTATCCTTTTTGTCAGCACTGTAATCATAGTACGGTGTAACATCGGTGAGCAGGAGCCCCTCTCCAAGGGAGCGGGGATCAATTCTTAAGTTGCTTATTGAGATCATATTATTGCCTCCTGTTTTATTAGTTTTATTTGGGTAATATCGAATGGTTGTACAGCGGTCAATTTGGAAGACGCTGGAAGGGAGTGTGCCGACAAGCGACACGGCGGATAGTATGGCTCTATAAGAGTGCTTGTGGTTCTCTTCGTGCGGATATTAGTATTTTCTCTTCATGTTATTGAGCATCGCAGCCACGTCATCCACAAGATAATCCTTCCGGTTGCCAACTTGGACATATTCAAGTTCGGAAAGAAGTGATCTTGCAGCATCACGCCCAATGCGAAGCATGGACGCGAGTTGGCTTATGTGGATGAAGGGCGATCCTCCGGTGAATACAAGTATGTCCTTCTTTATCGTGGTCTTTGTCATGGGTGAATGCCCGGAATATAGATTATGTCGCAAGATGAAGGACTTAGTGTTTCGTTCTCTTTAGTTGTTATTCTTCCGGTCACGATAGCATCGCGATGAGTGCAGGCTGCGTCCTGTGCAACGTGAATAACGGTTAAATTGTTGTTGGTTGTCGTATTGTGGCGGGTATTGTCTACATGGTAGGTTTGTTTCACGTTGGTGTTGCCCATAATGCTCCTCCTTTCCTGCTTGAGTGCACAGGAAGGGTCTGCACAATTTGGAGTGCCGGTATTCTCATTTCGCACACTGAAAAGCGAGCCTTCATTAGATGAAGCCCCGCAGGTGTTCCCCTATTCTCTTGTTTTGGATATTCCGGGCTGCCGTGACAATAGCCGCGGCAACCTGTATTCTCATATATCGTGGTATTCTGATGGAGGAATAGTCTCTATATGGGACATAACTATCCATCAGTGGTTCTGATTAACTAAAATAAATGACTAAAATAAAATTACTTACATATATATTATACCGCGCTTTCAATATTTTTTCACGGAAATAGACGACCTTCACAAAATCTTCACATTTCTTGCTTTTTGCTGTGTAATTCATCGACACTCTTCTTGGCGGCAGCAATCGAAGTTTCCTCTGCGTGACTATATATTGCGGCTGTAAGGGAGATATCGGCGTGCCCCATGAGATCCTTGGCAACTTCGATGGGGACGCCGGCGGCTCTTAGGTCGGTGCAGAAGGTATGTCTCAAGCAGTACGGTACCAGATCGGCGGCGACGAGATCATCTTGCGGAACAGCACGATTGACGGAAGCCCTCTTGCCGGTGGAGCCGTCCCTATAGGCCTCCTCGATTGATCCGGCCTTGCCGCCCATGTGGATGTGCATGGCCAAGCGGAAACTTTCCCACATAGTTCGGAGACTGGACTTGGTGTGATGCATATTTTGCCGCGATTTTTTCCGTTGAGGCGCCACATAGTCCTCCGATCTGGGTGAGCGTTCTTCCCGGAGGCGGAGAAGTGCTGATTTTAGAGACAGCGATAGGAAAACGTCGCGAGTTGCGTGGATCGTCTTACCATTATATCTATCAGTTGCGTCAGCAATGCGATCATCAGACTTCACCATATCCCGCACATGTATGATATCTGCATCAAAGTCGAGGTGCTTCCATTTTAGTGCTGCCACCTCTCCGGGGCGGAGACCGGCATAGAGCATAATCAGGTAAAACTCCCCGCCGACGAACTCAGATGCCGTTTCGACTAAAACCTTACGTTCCTCATCGGTAAGTGATCTGCGAGTGTTCCTTATTGCGGGCACTGGCTTAATAATGTCTATTACTGGAGAGCGACGAATAAGGTTGTTGTACTCTGCCTTCTGAAATAGGCTATTGAGTGTATTGTATACCTTGTTGACGAGAGAAGCAGACTTACCGGAAAGTCCATCCATGATGCCCTGAACATCCATTTGCTTCACTTTTGACAAAGGATATCCACCAATGGCAGGGAGAACCCAATTATTAAGAATGCCTTCGAGGTCTCTATAGTAACGGTCGTTAATCTTCCCTTCCTTATAACGGTGTAGCCACTCCTGTGACCACTCCCGGACAGTCATACGCCCGGTGCGTAGCCGTGATCCTTCCTCCAGTTCCTTGCGTAACAACGCTTTCTTCTCGACAACCTCTTCTCTTGTGTAGCCGCTAACATAGTGTCGCTTGCCCTCAAACGTGATCGACCCGCGGAGCAGTTTCTGCCCGTTTTTCCCTGCCATTGCTTTGTGCCTCCGATGCAAAAATCATGGGATTAACTGTCGATAATAGTATATCACAGACAATTGAACGTTGCAATAGTGGTTGCACAATTCGAGTAAAATATTGAAATATCAACAAACGACACAAACCTCTTAATCAGGGTGTCCAGGGTTCGAACCCCTGATGGTGTACCAACTAAGATATGCAGTTTCAACAGAAATTTGCATATCTTTTTTATTGCTCAAACCCGTTGGAATCACTGCATCCCCGCAATTCCAATCCTTTCAGCGTCATAGATCGAGGCGAAATCTATCATGTCCGACAAGGTATTTTGGAGCATTTTCACCTCAGGTGTTACGAAAATTTGACGATTACTGACATTAAAAATCCCCCTTCATTGAGGTGACCCCCAAAAGTTAGACTTTTGCTCCAGTGAGAAATCGCTGGAGTTTTTCTATGCAGCTAATATCTCTTCCCGGTACTCAACTGGACTCCGGTATCCAAGAGATGCTTTGCTGCGCTTTTGGTTGTAGTAACGTATGTATTTGTCTATCGCATCTTTGAGTTCATCGAAGCTTCTGTATACCTGACCATAGTACATCTCCTGCTTCATGATCCCAAAGAAGTTTTCCATGGGTGAGTTGTCGTAGCAGTTGCCTTTGCGAGACATGCTTTGAAAGATCCTGTTCTTCTTCAGTTCATAGCGATAAGCATTCATCTGGTATGCCCAGCCACGGTCAGAGTGAAATGTGCGTCTGAACTTGCAATCGCTTGTTACATCGATTGCCTCATTCAAGGCCGTCATTATGCTCTGCGCAGATGGACGATCTGAAATGCCATAACTCAGGATCTCCAGATTCCACATATCCATGAATGGATCAAGATAAAACTTCTTGATGGATACTCTGCCTTTGTCATCCGGCTCATAGTACTTGAACTCTGTCGTATCCGTAGTGATCTTCTGATGAGGAATGTTAGTGTTGAATCTTCTGTTCACTCTGTTTGGAGCGATTCTTCCTACGACACCCTTGTATGTACTGAACCTGCGGCTCTTCCTGGTGAATGAGGTGACCTGCATGCCATACTTCTGGACTATGCGATGGACGCGCTTCTTGTTTACCTTGATGCCTTGCTTCCGAAGCTCTCCATAGATTCGACGATAGCCATAGTTCTTATGCTTTTCTCTGATATCTCTCATGATCTGAAGAAGCTCAGCATCCGGATCCTCGCGATCAAATCGCTTCTGCCAGTACATATACGTGGCTTTTGGAAGTCCTGCTGCTGCGAGAATGTCCTTTAATTTGAATTCTCCTCGGAGGCTGTGGACGATTCTCGCAGTTCGTTCAGAAGACCTTCCTCCTCTAAACGCAGCCTCCTCGCTTCTTTTAAAAATGCATTCTCGATCCGAAGTCTAAGGTTCTCCTCCTGCAATTGCCTAAGAAGTTCCTTCTGCTCTTCCGAATCACCATCTTCGATCTCACGGATGACTTTCTCTTTATCCATCGTTCGTTTTCGACCTTTCTTTTTGGGTCTCAGGGCATCAGGACCAGCTGCACGATACGCCTTAACCCATTGGGCTATTCGACCGGGATCCATCATCTCGACCTGAAGTGCAAGGTCCTTGTATGAGAGTTCACTTGATAGATACAATTCTACAACATGAAGCTTGAATTCAAAAGAATAAACTTGATTCTGTCTGCTTCTTCTAAGACCGTCATCCCCAAAATGACGATAGTTTGAAACCCATCTCTGGATAAGTGATCGTGTGAGACTGTATTTTTGGCTAAGATAATTACAGCCTCCTTGTCCACTTAGGTATTCATCCACAACTATGCGTTTAAACTCATAACTATACTTTGCCATAACAAAACTGACCTCCTCCAGTTAGATTCTTGGTCTAACTTTTGGGGGTCAGTTCAGGTTACAGAAATGATGAGCACTTTTTTTCTGATTATTATTCTGAAGCAAGTCTTTTAATTGCAGTCTTATAGATTTCTTTAGCAAGGATCAAATCAGACAAATAGATATATTCATTTGCCTGATGTTCTGTCAATTCTTTACCAGGTAGCATAGGACCGAAGGCAACAATTCCATCCATTGCTCTTGCATAGGTTCCACCGCCGATGACCGTTGGTTCGCTCATGTCTCCGGTTTCATCGCGATAAGCGGAAAGAAGAGTTTGGATAACAGCACCGTTCTTGTCCATATAAACATGAGGTTTATTTGTAATAACCTCTACCTTAACATCACTGAAACCATTTCCTGAAAGATGACTATTAATGGCATTTACAATGTCTTCGAGCTTGAATGTTACAGGATAACGTAAGTCAATGTATAGAACAATATCATCGCCAACAGTTTCAATCTTACCAATGTTGTAGCTTGCTGGACCACTTGCTTCATCTGAGACATGTCCGCCAAGACTTTCGCCGTTATATTCTAGGTTAATAAATTCGTGGAAGAACTTAATAAGTCTGCAATCTGTAACAACTCCACTCAGTTCATTCATCAGCTTAGAAATGGCATTTTCTCCGTCCTCAGGAGTACTTCCATGGGCCGCCTTACCTGTTACAGAGAGAGTCTTTGTTTCTCCATGAACAGAGTATGACGCAGTGCAGCTGTCGGGAACCATATTTATGGCTGTTCCGCCAGAAACATTGTTGAAGCAAGTATTGGACTTCTTAAAAGCAATTTTTAAGTGGGCAATTCCTTTTTCTCCGTAGATTGCAGGGAAATCAGCATCAGGAGTAAAACCAAAGTCAACGGCTTCTTCGTTCTTTTTATAGTATTCCATGTCTTCCCACGCACCGGTCTCCTCTGCCTGACCGAAAATGATGCGGACTCTCTTATTAAATGTAACACCTTCGTCAAGAAGTTCTTTAATGGCATGAATTACTGCTATTGCAGGTCCTTTATCATCTGTCACACCACGACCGTAAACCTTTCCATCCTTGATTTCAAGAGAAAAAGGATCCGTGTCCCAGCCATCACCAGCAGGTACCACATCTAGGTGAACCAGAATACCCATTAGAGTTTCTCCGCTTCCTACTTCAGCATATCCAATCATATTCTCACAATTTTTAGTCTCAAACCCGTAGCTCTTGCATATTTCTAGAACTTTATTTAGGGCCATGTGTACGCCTTCTCCAAAAGGATAAGCGCTGGACAAATCCTTTTCGCACACACTGTTGATATTAATTATAGAACGTAAATCATCAATCATCTTTTCCATTTTTATCACTCCCTTACTTCTTCGCGATAGTTCCTCGCAATAATTTCTAAAACAAAAGCCGATCATATATTATTATACAACCGGCCCTTGTACATCTTCAATTATTTTTCAAATGGCTTGTACTCAACATCAAATCCAAAGTGCTTAGGTCCGAAGCATTCCAAACCTTCTGGAGTAGTCCAGATTTCAGGGGATGGAAGTGCAATTACTGTCATCTTATCACCAACTTCAAAGTTAGGTGTAGTCATTGGATTTCCTTCTCCGTTAATCATGCAGATTAGGTCTGGAGCAATTACATCAACTTCGCCATTGCGGTATGAGATGATGTTTTCGTTCTTTAACCAAATGCGATATGCTTCGTCCGCATAATCTCCTTCTCCCTTTAGATGAATTTCACCAAAGTTGAAGCCATCTCTTGTTTCACAAGTGTAGTCTGAAATGTGACCTCTGAATAATACTTTACCTTCTTTATCATCACAGATAGCAGAAGCAACATCTCCGCCAGCTTCCTTTGTTTCTCTAAGAACTCTACCGATTTCCTGAGCGTAAGTAATTGCACCAGGAATTAGAGAATTCTTGATAACCTTACCAACGTTTGCGTGATCAGCTACACCTACAAGGTTGTCACTTACAACAGCAATAGCTCTAACGATATCTTCAGCTCTTAGGTCATCCGCTACATTCTGAATTACAATTTTTTCACCAAATTTTGTAGCTACGCCCATAGGGAAAATAGGAACGTTCTTTACATAGTATGTAGAATGCTGCAGTTCAGGAACTGAACGTCCAGCTGGGTCAGCATCTATAAGAGGTAAATCCATTAACAGTGCAACGTGAAGAGCCTCAGCTGTATTTTCTCCACCTAATTCAGTTGAGCCAATTGCATACATTTTCTTACCTAAAGATTCCTCTAGAGCCTGTACAGCTAAAACTGCGGAAGCTGTTTCGCTATGCTTCAGATGAGCTAATCTAGGATCAGGTTTAGCTGATGGGGCACCACAACCATAAGGAGTAACAACATACTCGTCATCTGGAAGTTCATCTAAAGTGATTAATTTTAGAGTTTTTCCCTTTTCGAAATGTTCTTCTAAAAGAGCCAAACCGTCAGCAAGTGGACCGCCACCACCGGTACCAAGCACTGCACATCCGTACAATAGATCGATCATGTCCTGTTTGTTTAATTCTCTCATTTTTCTGTCTCCTCTTTTTTGTGATAATTTATGCTATTTTTTCGGCGTTATCTCTTGATGCAGACGGAATGAAGCGCTCTGCAATAAGATAGATAACAAAACCTACAATGATGCCAACGAATTCAATTTTAACTAGTGTATAAGAAATAATTGCACCTAGAGCCCAAGCAATCACGCCAGCCCAGTTTACACCGTCCTGTGGTCTAAAGTTCTTAGCTTTACCTTTTCCTACAACCCAGTAGTCAGCAAGAATTACTCCGCCAACAGGGCAAACAACGTATGATAGTAAGCTTAGCACTCCTTCAACGTGTCCCAAGATACCCAGGTCACATAATACGATTCCAATAATTCCTGAAATTAAAGTAGCTTCTCTTCTTCTGGTATCTTTAAGATTAAGTGCCATAACAATGTTAAGACCTGCGCTGTACGCATTTGTTGAGTTAGTTGTCCATGTTGAAATAACAAGT contains:
- a CDS encoding FtsK/SpoIIIE domain-containing protein, which codes for MYREAENIRSETRFVNAVETVSLGVGKIKRQPIRLIVLAIIVLSEIVICLTRCNAETDVANDPLAPLVQIASVIEAVLISSLTVVIYVYVSGRPPMALWTEHCLRRAGIVNRAGETPRLIRREHHRRPLQCLIFRSRGISLDLWLERQAAIETALNISIADIQYGRGTHEILIYYVPATGGLPTYLPWDKSIANNITNQLTVGVSVFGRETIDLEVTPHVLIGGSTGSGKTVLMKVLLYQCLLRCYQVYVVDFKGGLDYSKTVWGTLQVYTNYDETLCLLQGLLNILSSRIQALKETGCKNTMEYNREHARGLPCIVLFCDELAEMTDKTGASKEDKAAIDELIKSLSTIARLGRAAGIHLILGTQRPDANVLPGQIKNNVDYRICGRADDVLSRIVLDNDLAASLPKTLQGRFVNTDGHEIQAYYFTDDDVIL
- a CDS encoding tyrosine-type recombinase/integrase, coding for MAGKNGQKLLRGSITFEGKRHYVSGYTREEVVEKKALLRKELEEGSRLRTGRMTVREWSQEWLHRYKEGKINDRYYRDLEGILNNWVLPAIGGYPLSKVKQMDVQGIMDGLSGKSASLVNKVYNTLNSLFQKAEYNNLIRRSPVIDIIKPVPAIRNTRRSLTDEERKVLVETASEFVGGEFYLIMLYAGLRPGEVAALKWKHLDFDADIIHVRDMVKSDDRIADATDRYNGKTIHATRDVFLSLSLKSALLRLREERSPRSEDYVAPQRKKSRQNMHHTKSSLRTMWESFRLAMHIHMGGKAGSIEEAYRDGSTGKRASVNRAVPQDDLVAADLVPYCLRHTFCTDLRAAGVPIEVAKDLMGHADISLTAAIYSHAEETSIAAAKKSVDELHSKKQEM
- a CDS encoding IS3 family transposase, coding for MFKRSEEAAFRGGRSSERTARIVHSLRGEFKLKDILAAAGLPKATYMYWQKRFDREDPDAELLQIMRDIREKHKNYGYRRIYGELRKQGIKVNKKRVHRIVQKYGMQVTSFTRKSRRFSTYKGVVGRIAPNRVNRRFNTNIPHQKITTDTTEFKYYEPDDKGRVSIKKFYLDPFMDMWNLEILSYGISDRPSAQSIMTALNEAIDVTSDCKFRRTFHSDRGWAYQMNAYRYELKKNRIFQSMSRKGNCYDNSPMENFFGIMKQEMYYGQVYRSFDELKDAIDKYIRYYNQKRSKASLGYRSPVEYREEILAA
- a CDS encoding helix-turn-helix domain-containing protein, with amino-acid sequence MAKYSYEFKRIVVDEYLSGQGGCNYLSQKYSLTRSLIQRWVSNYRHFGDDGLRRSRQNQVYSFEFKLHVVELYLSSELSYKDLALQVEMMDPGRIAQWVKAYRAAGPDALRPKKKGRKRTMDKEKVIREIEDGDSEEQKELLRQLQEENLRLRIENAFLKEARRLRLEEEGLLNELRESSTASEENSN
- a CDS encoding Sapep family Mn(2+)-dependent dipeptidase — translated: MEKMIDDLRSIININSVCEKDLSSAYPFGEGVHMALNKVLEICKSYGFETKNCENMIGYAEVGSGETLMGILVHLDVVPAGDGWDTDPFSLEIKDGKVYGRGVTDDKGPAIAVIHAIKELLDEGVTFNKRVRIIFGQAEETGAWEDMEYYKKNEEAVDFGFTPDADFPAIYGEKGIAHLKIAFKKSNTCFNNVSGGTAINMVPDSCTASYSVHGETKTLSVTGKAAHGSTPEDGENAISKLMNELSGVVTDCRLIKFFHEFINLEYNGESLGGHVSDEASGPASYNIGKIETVGDDIVLYIDLRYPVTFKLEDIVNAINSHLSGNGFSDVKVEVITNKPHVYMDKNGAVIQTLLSAYRDETGDMSEPTVIGGGTYARAMDGIVAFGPMLPGKELTEHQANEYIYLSDLILAKEIYKTAIKRLASE
- a CDS encoding DUF917 domain-containing protein — translated: MRELNKQDMIDLLYGCAVLGTGGGGPLADGLALLEEHFEKGKTLKLITLDELPDDEYVVTPYGCGAPSAKPDPRLAHLKHSETASAVLAVQALEESLGKKMYAIGSTELGGENTAEALHVALLMDLPLIDADPAGRSVPELQHSTYYVKNVPIFPMGVATKFGEKIVIQNVADDLRAEDIVRAIAVVSDNLVGVADHANVGKVIKNSLIPGAITYAQEIGRVLRETKEAGGDVASAICDDKEGKVLFRGHISDYTCETRDGFNFGEIHLKGEGDYADEAYRIWLKNENIISYRNGEVDVIAPDLICMINGEGNPMTTPNFEVGDKMTVIALPSPEIWTTPEGLECFGPKHFGFDVEYKPFEK